From the Brassica napus cultivar Da-Ae chromosome A8, Da-Ae, whole genome shotgun sequence genome, one window contains:
- the LOC106413038 gene encoding uncharacterized protein LOC106413038, with amino-acid sequence MGVFPGFGSWINQNSQQPLKAESKRSENGESKSASEKDTNNAPAKKKEEVVYYDEKEDTRQEGLWHEAEKKHPWHNPPPKIKVTNKKGLYHMNIELTVGTTPNIVYYVLTESNPFFDRKKWRHLMKNTSRKVLKENGPRRIVMVEKAVAYDFLSLTTISIPIHLTMEENRKDLTTKYKKEKVLFMKEFHGNYKVEPIYVDQERLCKKRLPKSPEEYKKCSGGQGRIGSKLTINHYFQPYPPFSLPPLSWFIRGITIKTSKKLLNLLQDMAFSLRQAGPPSE; translated from the exons ATGGGTGTATTCCCTGGATTTGGTAGCTGGATCAATCAGAACAGTCAACAGCCTCTTAAG GCCGAGTCCAAGAGATCTGAAAATGGCGAATCTAAGTCGGCGTCAGAGAAAGACACTAATAATGCTCCTGCTAAGAAGAAGGAGGAGGTGGTATATTATGATGAAAAAGAGGACACGAGACAAGAAGGACTTTGGCATGAAGCAGAGAAGAAGCATCCATGGCATAATCCACCTCCCAAGATCAAG GTGACAAATAAGAAGGGTCTTTACCATATGAACATAGAATTGACCGTGGGAACGACTCCTAATATTGTCTACTACGTGTTGACTGAAAGCAATCCGTTTTTCGATAGGAAGAAGTGGCGCCACCTAATG AAAAACACATCAAGAAAGGTTTTGAAGGAGAATGGTCCGAGGCGGATCGTCATGGTAGAGAAAGCTGTGGCTTATGACTTCCTTTCGCTGACGACTATATCTATCCCGATACACCTTACTATGGAAGAAAACAGAAAAGATCTTACG acaaaatataagaaagagaaagtaTTGTTCATGAAAGAGTTCCACGGCAACTATAAAGTGGAGCCTATATATGTAGATCAAGAACGGTTGTGCAAAAAGAGGCTACCAAAGAGTCCAgaagaatataaaaaatgtagCGGTGGCCAAGGAAGGATTGGGTCAAAATTAACAATAAACCATTACTTCCAACCATATCCTCCATTTAGTCTACCTCCGCTTTCTTGGTTCATCCGTGGGATCACCATCAAAACctccaaaaaattgctcaactTGCTTCAGGACATGGCTTTTTCTTTACGACAAGCAGGGCCACCCTCAGAATAA
- the LOC111200116 gene encoding uncharacterized protein LOC111200116 yields MGVFTGFGSWINQNSQEPLKAESTRSENGESKSASEKDTNNAPAKKKKKVVIYYDEKEDMRQERLWHKAEKKHPWRNPPPKIKVTNKKGLYHMNIELTVGTTPNVVYYVLTDPKGGPFFDYKKWRDIMKNTSRKVLKENGPKRVIMVEKALAYNILSLTTISIPIHLTMEENRKDLTTNYKKGKVILMKEFHGNYKVEPIYVDQERLCKKRLPKSPEEYKKCSGGQGRIGSKLTINHYFQPYPPFNIPPLSWFIRGNTIKTSKKLLNGIQELTSSFRRAGPPSEEDMEASEIETVEVHNFLKI; encoded by the exons ATGGGTGTATTCACTGGATTTGGTAGCTGGATCAATCAGAACAGTCAAGAGCCTCTTAAG GCAGAGTCCACGAGATCTGAAAATGGCGAATCTAAGTCGGCGTCAGAGAAAGACACTAATAATGCTCCtgctaaaaagaagaagaaggtggtgATATATTATGATGAAAAAGAGGACATGAGACAAGAAAGACTTTGGCATAAAGCAGAGAAGAAGCATCCATGGCGTAATCCACCTCCCAAGATCAAG GTGACAAATAAGAAGGGTCTTTACCATATGAACATAGAATTAACCGTGGGAACGACTCCTAATGTTGTCTACTACGTGTTGACTGATCCAAAAGGCGGTCCGTTTTTCGATTATAAGAAGTGGCGCGACATAATG AAAAACACATCAAGAAAGGTTTTGAAGGAGAATGGTCCGAAGCGGGTCATCATGGTGGAGAAAGCTTTGGCTTATAACATCCTTTCGCTGACGACTATATCTATCCCGATACATCTAACTATGGAAGAAAACAGAAAAGATCTTACG ACAAATTATAAGAAAGGGAAAGTAATATTGATGAAAGAGTTCCACGGCAACTATAAAGTCGAGCCTATATATGTAGATCAAGAACGGTTGTGCAAAAAGAGACTACCAAAGAGTCCAgaagaatataaaaaatgtagCGGTGGCCAAGGAAGGATTGGGTCAAAATTGACAATAAACCACTACTTCCAGCCATATCCTCCCTTTAATATACCGCCGCTTTCTTGGTTCATCCGTGGGAACACCATCAAAACctccaaaaaattgctcaacgGGATTCAGGAGCTGACTTCGTCTTTTCGACGGGCAGGGCCACCCTCAGAAGAAGACATGGAAGCGAGTGAGATAGAGACTGTTGAAGtacataattttttgaaaatatag
- the LOC111200118 gene encoding uncharacterized protein LOC111200118, with translation MGVFPGFGAWINQNNQEPPNAGFMRSENVESKSVSEKDTNNDHAKKKKKKDVVYYDYKELMRQRELWYEAEKKHPWYVPPPKIRVTNKKGLYHMNIELTVGTAPDTVYDLMINPKGGPFFNREKWRDLMKNTSRKVLKENGPKRVIMVEKAVAYNVLSLTTISIPLHLTMEENRKDLTTKYKKGKVMLMKEFHGDYKVEPIYVDQKRLCKKRLPKTPEEYKKCSGGQGRIGSKLTINHYFQPYPPFNIPPLSWFIHGITIKTSKNLLNALQEMALIVREAGPPSEEAIKAREKNIIEVHNF, from the exons ATGGGTGTATTCCCTGGATTTGGTGCCTGGATCAATCAGAACAATCAAGAGCCTCCTAAT GCCGGGTTCATGAGATCTGAAAATGTCGAATCCAAGTCGGTGTCAGAGAAAGATACTAATAATGATCatgctaagaagaagaagaagaaggacgtGGTATATTATGATTATAAAGAGTTGATGAGACAACGAGAGCTTTGGTATGAAGCAGAGAAGAAGCATCCGTGGTATGTTCCCCCTCCCAAGATCAGG GTGACAAATAAAAAGGGTCTTTACCATATGAACATAGAATTGACCGTGGGAACAGCTCCTGATACAGTCTACGACTTGATGATTAATCCAAAAGGCGGTCCGTTTTTCAATAGGGAGAAGTGGCGCGATCTAATG aAAAACACATCAAGAAAGGTTTTGAAGGAGAATGGTCCGAAGCGGGTCATCATGGTAGAGAAAGCTGTGGCTTATAACGTGCTTTCGCTGACGACTATATCTATCCCGCTACATCTAACTATGGAAGAAAACAGAAAAGATCTTACG acaaaatataagaaagggAAAGTAATGTTGATGAAAGAGTTCCACGGCGACTATAAAGTGGAGCCTATATATGTAGATCAAAAACGGTTGTGCAAAAAGAGGCTACCAAAGACTCCAgaagaatataaaaaatgtagCGGTGGCCAAGGAAGGATTGGGTCAAAATTGACAATAAACCACTACTTCCAGCCATATCCTCCATTTAATATACCGCCGCTTTCTTGGTTCATCCATGGGATCACAATCAAAACATCCAAAAATCTGCTCAACGCGCTTCAGGAAATGGCTTTGATTGTACGAGAGGCAGGGCCACCCTCAGAAGAAGCCATCAAAGCGAGagagaaaaatattattgaagtacataatttttga
- the LOC106415307 gene encoding proline-rich receptor-like protein kinase PERK12, which translates to MSDSGGSPASSPPAPPADSAPPPETSPPPPSDSSPPPPSDPQPSPPPPDSLLPPLPSLLPPLTATPPPASNPPPADSTNSPPPTSTETPSPPPPANSDAPPNESNNPPPSPDVQSPPPPPSSPSTNPETPPPESPPAPPSDPTNSPPIQPSPPAYSPPPSSLLAPHKPNGGSGRPVGSPSVPSRETPPTNSSNGNQTMVGMAVAGVAIMALIAIVFFVRRKKKKNIDAYAHSQYLPQPNFSVKSDGFLYGQDPSKVYSGPGGSMYNSQQQYSSMGNSYGSQRGQSNDSAILGTGQTHFSYEELAEITQGFSRHNILGEGGFGCVYKGTLHDGKVVAVKQLKAGSGQGDREFKAEVEIISRVHHRHLVSLVGYCISDQHRLLIYEYVSNQTLEHHLHGRGRPVLEWSKRVRIAIGSAKGLAYLHEDCHPKIIHRDIKSANILLDDEYEAQVADFGLARLNDTTQTHVSTRVMGTFGYLAPEYASSGKLTDRSDVFSFGVVLLELVTGRKPVDQNQPLGEESLVEWARPLLLKAIETGDFSELIDRRLEKHYVEHEVFRMIETAAACVRHSGPKRPRMVQVVRALDCDEDSGDISNGIKVGQSTTYNSGQYNQDITKFRKMAFGSGDSGEAGMYSGDHSVISSSDFSGNESETRPFNNRRF; encoded by the exons atgtcagACTCCGGCGGTTCCCCGGCTTCTTCACCGCCAGCACCACCAGCCGATTCAGCTCCCCCGCCGGAGACTTCTCCTCCTCCACCGTCTGACTCATCACCGCCGCCACCCTCTGATCCACAACCGTCACCTCCTCCTCCAGATTCACTTCTTCCTCCGCTACCTTCGCTTCTACCACCATTAACCGCCACTCCGCCTCCAGCTTCAAATCCTCCACCGGCAGACTCAACCAACTCTCCGCCGCCAACATCAACTGAAAccccttctcctcctcctcctgcgaATTCAGATGCTCCACCAAACGAATCCAACAACCCACCTCCATCTCCAGACGTtcaatctcctcctcctccaccgtcATCTCCTTCAACAAACCCTGAAACCCCACCGCCGGAATCTCCTCCTGCTCCACCGTCAGACCCCACCAACTCTCCCCCAATCCAACCATCACCACCAGCTTATTCCCCACCGCCTAGCTCCCTCCTTGCACCACACAAACCTAACGGTGGCTCCGGTAGGCCCGTCGGGTCTCCATCAGTCCCCAGCAGAGAAACGCCTCCCACAAACAGTAGCAATGGAAACCAGACTATGGTCGGTATGGCTGTGGCCGGTGTCGCCATCATGGCCCTTATAGCCATTGTGTTCTTtgtaagaagaaagaaaaagaaaaacattgatGCCTACGCTCACTCACAGTACTTACCACAACCTAACTTCTCCGTCAAGtcag ATGGATTCTTATACGGACAAGACCCTAGTAAAGTATACTCTGGTCCTGGCGGTTCAATGTACAACTCCCAGCAGCAATATTCCTCTATGGGGAACAGCTACGGTAGCCAAAGAGGTCAATCCAATGACTCTGCTATCCTCGGAACTGGCCAGACTCATTTCAGTTACGAAGAGCTTGCGGAGATAACTCAAGGCTTTTCTCGGCACAACATTCTTGGAGAAGGCGGGTTTGGTTGCGTCTACAAAGGTACGTTGCATGATGGTAAAGTTGTTGCGGTGAAGCAGCTTAAAGCTGGAAGCGGACAAGGTGACCGTGAGTTTAAGGCAGAGGTTGAGATCATCAGCCGTGTTCACCATCGGCATTTGGTTTCTCTGGTCGGTTACTGTATTTCGGACCAACATAGATTGCTTATCTATGAGTATGTTTCTAATCAGACGTTGGAGCATCATTTGCACG GTAGGGGAAGGCCGGTGTTAGAGTGGTCTAAGAGAGTCCGGATAGCTATAGGATCAGCCAAAGGGTTGGCGTATCTGCATGAAGACT GTCATCCAAAAATTATTCACAGGGACATTAAGTCAGCAAACATTCTGCTAGATGATGAATATGAAGCTCAG GTTGCTGATTTTGGACTTGCTAGACTCAATGATACAACACAAACTCATGTATCAACTAGGGTTATGGGGACATTTGG GTACCTAGCGCCAGAATATGCATCAAGTGGAAAACTGACAGATAGATCCGATGTCTTCTCGTTTGGGgttgttctcttagaacttgTAACGGGACGGAAACCAGTTGACCAGAATCAGCCTCTTGGAGAAGAGAGTTTGGTCGAAtgg GCACGTCCGCTGCTTCTGAAAGCCATTGAGACTGGAGATTTCAGCGAATTGATCGATAGACGACTCGAAAAACATTATGTGGAACATGAAGTCTTCAGAATGATTGAGACAGCCGCTGCATGTGTTAGACATTCTGGTCCTAAACGTCCACGCATGGTTCAG gttgtgaGAGCGTTGGACTGTGATGAGGACTCTGGAGATATTAGCAACGGAATCAAAGTTGGGCAAAGCACAACTTATAACTCAGGGCAGTACAACCAAGACATCACGAAGTTCAGGAAAATGGCGTTTGGTTCTGGTGATAGCGGAGAGGCAGGGATGTATAGTGGAGATCACTCTGTCATAAGCTCTTCTGATTTCTCAGGGAATGAATCCGAGACTCGACCTTTCAATAACAGACGTTTCTAA
- the LOC106415310 gene encoding uncharacterized protein LOC106415310, producing the protein MGDQGVQQMQQPVVVYPTAYTKQYPYQSSSSSSSSGSRGSFGTVFIVLAVILVLSVLACVFGRLCNRESRAAKQDHSKQPKHEKGSSKKSREIRPVDREPRERGDLEFGLDMKRPEHVEKPSGRDYGEDIELGFDNKREERGRGGPPPPPVIKHGVRFKLPENGNHHAKGEVRRGGPDFELRPRH; encoded by the coding sequence ATGGGAGACCAAGGAGTGCAACAGATGCAGCAACCTGTTGTAGTGTATCCAACCGCATATACTAAACAGTATCCATATCAATCCTCTtcgtcttcatcttcctctGGCTCTCGCGGTTCTTTTGGTACAGTCTTCATAGTCCTAGCCGTAATCCTTGTCTTGTCAGTTCTGGCTTGTGTCTTCGGGAGGCTATGCAACCGTGAAAGCCGTGCCGCTAAGCAGGACCACAGCAAGCAACCAAAGCATGAGAAAGGGTCGTCTAAGAAGAGCCGTGAGATACGTCCTGTGGACCGTGAGCCGAGGGAGAGAGGTGATTTGGAGTTTGGGTTGGATATGAAACGGCCTGAGCATGTTGAGAAACCCTCTGGAAGAGATTACGGAGAGGATATAGAATTGGGATTTGATaacaagagagaagaaagaggaagaggaggaccacctcctcctccggtTATCAAACATGGAGTGAGGTTCAAGTTACCGGAAAATGGAAACCATCATGCTAAAGGCGAAGTCAGACGTGGAGGTCCTGACTTTGAGTTACGACCAAGGCACTAA
- the LOC111198550 gene encoding ADP-ribosylation factor 2-B, whose protein sequence is MGLSFGKLFSRLFAKKEMRILMVGLDAAGKTTILYKLKLGEIVTTIPTIGFNVETVEYKNISFTVWDVGGQDKIRPLWRHYFQNTQGLIFVVDSNDRDRVVEARDELHRMLNEDELRDAVLLVFANKQDLPNAMNAAEITDKLGLHSLRQRHWYIQSTCATSGEGLYEGLDWLSNNIAGKA, encoded by the exons ATGGGGTTGTCATTCGGGAAGCTTTTCAGCAGGCTATTTGCCAAGAAGGAGATGAGGATTCTGATGGTTGGTCTTGATGCTGCTGGTAAGACCACCATCTTGTACAAGCTCAAGCTCGGAGAGATTGTCACCACCATTCCCACTATTG GGTTCAATGTTGAAACTGTTGAGTACAAGAACATCAGCTTCACAGTCTGGGATGTCGGGGGTCAAGACAAG ATTCGTCCCTTGTGGAGGCACTACTTCCAGAACACTCAAGGTCTCATCTTTGTGGTGGACAGCAATGACAGAGACCGTGTTGTTGAGGCTAGAGATGAATTGCACAGGATGCTCAATGAG GATGAGCTGCGTGATGCTGTTCTGCTCGTGTTTGCTAACAAACAGGATCTTCCAAATGCCATGAACGCAGCTGAGATCACCGATAAGCTTGGTCTCCACTCTCTCCGTCAGCGTCACTG GTACATCCAGAGCACATGTGCCACTTCAGGCGAGGGGCTTTACGAAGGTCTTGACTGGTTGTCCAACAACATCGCCGGCAAG GCGTAG
- the LOC111199832 gene encoding probable polygalacturonase At1g80170: MMDKLFILSLIGILMVTAYGAAAKMVYTDLDILEKLENFDIPEDDADDYDTKLFDWPSFTSRSSGKNLVNVDTFGAAGDGVSDDTQAFVSAWNKACGMPKSVLLVPQGRTYLVNATKFNGPCETKLVIQIDGKIVAPDEPSNWDPKFQRIWLEFSKLKGVVFQGNGVIDGSGSKWWAASCKKNKSNPCKSAPTALTIESSSGVKVTGLTIQNSQQMNFIIARSNSVRVSKVMVSSPGDSPNTDGIHITGSTNVVLQDCKIGTGDDCVSIVNASSNIKMKKIYCGPGHGISIGSLGNNNSTGIVTNVVLDTAFLKETTNGLRIKTYQGGSGYVQDVRFTNVQMQDVSNPILIDQFYCDNPTSCQNQTSAVKISQIMYRNITGTTKSEKAIKFACSDTVPCSHIVLNNVNLEGRDGQVEAYCNSAEGFGYGVIHPSADCLYSHDNKGLDQSHKSEPVLVTEEAETGHDEL, from the exons ATGATGGACAAGCTCTTCATTCTTTCCCTTATTGGTATACTAATGGTAACTGCTTATGGAGCTGCAGCAAAAATGGTGTACACCGATCTCGACATCCTTGAGAAGCTTGAGAACTTTGACATACCTGAAGATGATGCTGATGATTATGATACAAAGCTCTTTGATTGGCCGTCTTTCACAAGCCGAAGTTCTGGTAAGAATCTAGTGAATGTGGATACATTTGGTGCTGCTGGAGATGGTGTTTCTGATGATACCCAG GCATTTGTGAGTGCATGGAACAAGGCCTGTGGTATGCCGAAATCAGTGTTGCTAGTACCACAAGGACGGACTTATTTAGTAAATGCAACAAAGTTTAATGGTCCATGTGAAACTAAGTTGGTCATTCAG attgATGGAAAAATAGTGGCACCAGATGAGCCTAGCAACTGGGACCCAAAGTTCCAAAGAATATGGCTAGAGTTTTCGAAGCTCAAAGGGGTGGTGTTCCAAGGGAATGGAGTTATAGATGGTTCTGGCAGCAAATGGTGGGCTGCTTCTTGCAAGAAAAACAAGTCTAAT CCTTGCAAAAGTGCACCAACG GCACTAACTATAGAATCTAGTTCAGGTGTGAAAGTAACTGGCTTGACGATCCAGAACAGCCAACAGATGAATTTCATCATTGCAAGGTCAAACTCAGTTCGAGTCTCCAAAGTTATGGTCTCTTCTCCAGGAGATAGTCCCAACACTGATGGTATCCATATCACTGGTTCTACCAATGTTGTCCTTCAAGACTGTAAAATCGGCACAG GGGATGATTGTGTCTCTATTGTGAATGCAAGCTCGAAtattaagatgaagaagatctaTTGTGGACCTGGACATGGTATCAG CATTGGAAGTCTTGGGAATAATAACTCAACAGGCATTGTAACAAACGTTGTGTTGGACACTGCCTTCTTGAAAGAGACAACTAATGGACTCAGAATCAAAACATATCAG GGAGGTTCTGGTTATGTTCAAGATGTTAGATTCACTAACGTTCAGATGCAAGATGTCTCTAACCCTATACTAATTGATCAGTTCTACTGTGATAATCCAACTTCATGTCAAAACCAG ACCTCGGCGGTTAAAATCAGCCAGATAATGTACCGTAACATAACCGGGACAACCAAAAGCGAAAAAGCCATCAAGTTTGCATGCAGCGACACTGTCCCTTGCAGCCACATTGTCCTCAACAATGTGAATCTTGAAGGCAGAGACGGTCAAGTCGAAGCTTACTGTAACTCAGCTGAAGGTTTTGGGTATGGAGTGATTCATCCATCTGCTGATTGTCTGTACTCGCACGACAACAAGGGCTTGGACCAGAGTCACAAGTCAGAACCTGTATTGGTAACCGAGGAAGCTGAGACTGGCCACGACGAGCTTTGA
- the LOC125576964 gene encoding uncharacterized protein LOC125576964 — protein MPLDNDGDCSLTELISSILDRIPNLLSFKSKWSSIRVKLADLNTHLSDIPASSSSNQLALDLLLSARETLHNASSVAARCEGPSLSERNLNTQSDVDSVMARLDRHVKDADEAAARNLVIRLQIGEPKSKNSAIESLLREDDKNVMISIVQGVVLVQVRLLDSCSLSMKEKVVAVISRISTVESSKHVLIAEGLNHLLRVLESGSGF, from the exons atgcCGTTGGATAACGATGGTGACTGTAGCTTAACGGAGCTCATCTCCTCTATCCTCGACCGCATCCCAAACCTTCTCAGCTTCAAATCCAAATGGTCCTCGATCCGCGTCAAACTCGCCGATCTCAACACTCACCTCTCTGATATTCCcgcctcttcttcttccaaccaGCTAGCTCTGGATCTCCTCCTCTCCGCTCGAGAGACGCTCCACAACGCCTCCTCCGTCGCGGCTAGGTGCGAGGGTCCGAGTTTATCTGAGAGAAATCTCAATACGCAGAGCGACGTCGACTCGGTCATGGCTCGACTCGATCGCCACGTGAAGGACGCTGAT GAAGCTGCGGCGAGGAATCTAGTTATCCGATTACAGATCGGTGAACCGAAGTCGAAGAACTCGGCGATTGAATCTTTGCTTCGGGAAGATGATAAGAACGTGATGATATCCATAGTTCAAGGTGTTGTTCTCGTTCAGGTTCGGTTGCTCGATTCGTGTAGTTTGAGCATGAAGGAGAAGGTTGTAGCCGTGATTTCAAGAATCTCAACGGTGGAGAGCAGTAAACACGTGTTGATAGCTGAAGGGCTGAACCACCTCCTTCGTGTGTTGGAATCAGGAAGTGGTTTCTAA